Sequence from the Microtus pennsylvanicus isolate mMicPen1 chromosome 12, mMicPen1.hap1, whole genome shotgun sequence genome:
CATCGCCCAAGGTGTCTGACACGGTGGTGGAGCCCTACAACGCCACGCTGTCTGTGCACCAGCTGGTGGAGAACACTGACGAAACCTACTGCATTGACAACGAAGCCCTGTACGACATCTGCTTCCGCACGCTCAAGCTCACCACCCCCACCTACGGGGACCTCAACCACCTGGTGTCGGCCACCATGAGTGGGGTGACCACCTGCCTGCGCTTCCCGGGCCAGCTCAATGCAGATCTTCGCAAGCTGGCGGTGAACATGGTACCCTTTCCTCGTCTCCACTTCTTCATGCCGGGATTCGCACCCTTGACCAGCCGGGGCAGCCAGCAATACCGGGCCCTCACTGTTCCTGAGCTCACTCAGCAGATGTTCGATGCGAAGAACATGATGGCCGCGTGTGACCCGAGACACGGCCGCTACCTGACCGTGGCTGCCGTCTTCCGGGGACGGATGTCCATGAAGGAGGTGGACGAGCAGATGCTAAGTGTGCAGAGCAAGAACAGCAGCTACTTTGTGGAGTGGATCCCCAACAACGTCAAGACGGCCGTGTGTGATATCCCACCCCGGGGCCTGAAGATGGCAGCCACCTTCATCGGCAACAGCACCGCCATCCAGGAGCTGTTCAAGCGCATCTCAGAGCAGTTCACCGCCATGTTCAGGCGCAAGGCCTTCCTGCACTGGTACACGGGCGAAGGCATGGACGAGATGGAGTTCACCGAGGCCGAGAGCAACATGAACGACCTGGTGTCCGAGTACCAGCAGTACCAGGATGCCACTGCTGAGGAGGGAGAGTTCGAGGAGGAGGCCGAAGAGGAGGTGGCCTAGGCTTCTTGCCATCACTCTGCCCCTGGGGCAGACCAGCAAAGCTTTGGCCCTGCCCCaagctgcctcctcccctcagaCCCTATGAGCATCCTATCCTCATCATGGCCCTACTAGCACTGACCAAGCCCAGAGCCCAGGTTGCTTCTACTTCTTTCCCCTTTAGCCCCTGAACCCCACtttccctccacccctgcccagctCTTCTAATACCCATAAGCCCCCACACAGGCTTCACTTCTTTGGATCTTGACAGTCGTGTCTTTTATCCTGAGGCTATTCCCCTGCACTCCCGAACCATTCTCCACCTCTGATAACCCCAGAGAATTCTCTAGATCTTGACTTACCCATGCCCCAACCTCCTTACCTTGCCTTACCTTTGACCTCACAGCTCTCCCTTCCTGACCCAGCTCCTGTGAGACCCCGTGTGTCCCTGCCCTTGTGCCTTAGTTCAGCTTGGCTTTACCAGGGAAGaactggagggagaggaaagagaggcctGTGGCCTGGGGTGAGATAGCTCCTCCCCGCTGGCCACCCCACCCTGCTTCTGCTAACACCCCCCCAATCAATAAATGAGTCATTGCTTTGATGTGGCTTTCTGttcaatttattttcttctctgagagcagtTGGGGAGGGGATTGGCACTGAAGACtgaatgaagaagagaaagaagaacagaagG
This genomic interval carries:
- the Tubb4a gene encoding tubulin beta-4A chain; protein product: MREIVHLQAGQCGNQIGAKFWEVISDEHGIDPTGTYHGDSDLQLERINVYYNEATGGNYVPRAVLVDLEPGTMDSVRSGPFGQIFRPDNFVFGQSGAGNNWAKGHYTEGAELVDAVLDVVRKEAESCDCLQGFQLTHSLGGGTGSGMGTLLISKIREEFPDRIMNTFSVVPSPKVSDTVVEPYNATLSVHQLVENTDETYCIDNEALYDICFRTLKLTTPTYGDLNHLVSATMSGVTTCLRFPGQLNADLRKLAVNMVPFPRLHFFMPGFAPLTSRGSQQYRALTVPELTQQMFDAKNMMAACDPRHGRYLTVAAVFRGRMSMKEVDEQMLSVQSKNSSYFVEWIPNNVKTAVCDIPPRGLKMAATFIGNSTAIQELFKRISEQFTAMFRRKAFLHWYTGEGMDEMEFTEAESNMNDLVSEYQQYQDATAEEGEFEEEAEEEVA